In Microvenator marinus, one genomic interval encodes:
- a CDS encoding type 4a pilus biogenesis protein PilO, with protein MNNLFEKYNGLPVAQRIIIPLILMVVIGAGFWFLLIDPVRQDIDKQRQQLTEIDREKGRLEQLKKNRAVVLAQLEKLKRQLLIAQEKLPQDAEIPSLLQRIHNQAKTAGLEIMIFKRLPERPQQFYVEIPVEMELSGTYDELANFLYYIGRMTRIVNMKDLSMVRVGQGMASDGELKIKTRGTTFRYAKPNEG; from the coding sequence ATGAATAACCTTTTTGAAAAATACAACGGCCTACCGGTTGCGCAGCGAATCATCATTCCATTGATTCTGATGGTTGTGATTGGTGCTGGGTTCTGGTTCCTGCTCATCGACCCTGTGCGTCAGGACATCGACAAGCAGCGGCAGCAACTCACTGAGATCGATCGTGAGAAAGGACGCCTCGAGCAACTCAAGAAGAACCGGGCCGTGGTCTTGGCTCAGCTCGAGAAGTTGAAGCGTCAACTCTTGATCGCTCAAGAGAAGCTTCCCCAAGACGCGGAGATCCCGAGCTTGCTCCAGAGAATTCACAACCAGGCGAAGACGGCTGGTTTGGAGATCATGATATTCAAGCGACTACCAGAGCGCCCACAACAGTTTTACGTGGAAATTCCCGTAGAAATGGAACTTTCGGGTACCTACGACGAGCTTGCAAACTTCCTTTATTACATCGGTCGAATGACACGGATTGTAAACATGAAGGATTTGTCGATGGTTCGCGTAGGGCAAGGCATGGCGTCAGACGGCGAGTTGAAGATCAAGACTCGTGGAACGACGTTCCGTTACGCGAAACCCAACGAGGGATAA
- a CDS encoding PilN domain-containing protein gives MIRVNLLPIKQQRRRDSAKKTLFVFLALIGLELLVFSAVYAMQSSDLASLKEKVAIGQREVAAAKEEVKDAEQLQKERDQLTQQLKVLDDLERQRSGPVRMMDELQAMLSPPRNEEDRFAQLQKNWNVEWDPRRLWLDTVEETNSKFKLKGGAANPDDVAEFLQRLSTGKFFNNVELNVVTAKGGQGNTAKYVDFEFTGELNYTGQPQAPAAAPAAKGKKGRKK, from the coding sequence ATGATTCGCGTCAACCTACTACCGATAAAGCAACAACGTCGCCGAGACTCGGCTAAGAAGACGTTGTTCGTATTCCTCGCGTTGATCGGGCTTGAGCTCTTGGTCTTCAGTGCAGTCTATGCGATGCAAAGCAGCGACCTGGCCTCCTTGAAAGAGAAGGTGGCGATCGGTCAGCGTGAGGTTGCAGCTGCCAAAGAAGAAGTCAAAGATGCCGAACAGCTGCAGAAAGAGCGAGATCAGCTCACTCAACAACTCAAGGTTCTCGATGACCTTGAGCGCCAGCGTTCGGGCCCTGTCCGAATGATGGACGAGCTTCAGGCGATGTTGAGTCCTCCACGAAACGAGGAAGACCGCTTCGCTCAGCTTCAGAAGAATTGGAACGTCGAGTGGGACCCACGTCGTCTATGGCTTGATACCGTGGAGGAGACAAACTCCAAGTTCAAGCTCAAGGGTGGCGCAGCCAATCCTGACGATGTGGCCGAATTCCTTCAGCGACTTTCAACTGGCAAGTTCTTCAATAACGTCGAACTCAACGTTGTCACTGCCAAAGGTGGACAAGGAAACACGGCTAAGTACGTGGATTTCGAGTTCACAGGTGAGTTGAACTACACAGGTCAGCCACAGGCTCCTGCTGCTGCACCCGCGGCAAAAGGGAAGAAGGGTCGAAAGAAATGA
- the pilM gene encoding type IV pilus assembly protein PilM, giving the protein MAKGQNCIGLDIGSSAVKLCVLKNVKKGLQLQAFDFEPLPPETIVDGALMNASVVTDAVAELLRRNKVKTREAAMSVSGNTVIIKKITLPLMTQEELEESIQWEAEQYIPFDIRDVFIGFEVLAPRTDQGQMDVVLVAAKRDMINDYVGVAADAGLEPTVMDVDAFALQNMYEANYGFHRGETIVLLDVGSSVVTMNVVTDGITMFTRDLSMGGNDLTEEIQKQLNITYQEAELYKMGGAPGHVSDEVLPHEVEKIIGEKAEDMAAEIQRSIDFYAATAADSRIDRIVVSGGTAAIPSLVRIIARTSGVPAELANPFRNISYDERQFSPERVQKWAPIAGVSVGLALRRTNEK; this is encoded by the coding sequence ATGGCCAAGGGACAAAATTGTATTGGCCTGGATATTGGCTCGAGCGCTGTAAAGCTCTGCGTTTTGAAGAATGTGAAGAAAGGTCTTCAGCTTCAAGCGTTCGATTTCGAGCCTTTGCCACCAGAGACAATCGTCGACGGCGCGTTAATGAATGCGTCAGTCGTCACAGATGCCGTTGCGGAGCTCTTGCGTCGCAACAAGGTGAAAACTCGCGAGGCAGCGATGAGCGTCTCGGGCAACACCGTTATTATCAAAAAGATCACGCTACCTCTGATGACCCAAGAAGAACTTGAGGAGTCGATCCAGTGGGAAGCTGAGCAGTACATACCCTTTGATATCAGGGACGTGTTCATCGGCTTTGAGGTTCTCGCACCGAGGACTGACCAGGGGCAGATGGACGTGGTGCTCGTGGCTGCGAAACGCGACATGATCAATGATTATGTTGGTGTGGCCGCGGACGCAGGCCTGGAGCCTACCGTGATGGATGTGGATGCCTTTGCCCTTCAGAATATGTACGAGGCAAATTACGGGTTCCATCGCGGTGAAACGATTGTGCTGCTCGATGTGGGAAGCTCAGTCGTCACGATGAATGTGGTGACCGACGGAATCACGATGTTCACGCGTGACCTTTCGATGGGTGGCAATGACCTCACCGAAGAGATTCAAAAGCAGCTTAACATCACGTACCAGGAGGCCGAGCTCTACAAAATGGGCGGGGCACCTGGTCATGTGAGTGACGAGGTTCTTCCTCACGAGGTCGAAAAGATCATCGGTGAGAAAGCAGAAGATATGGCGGCTGAGATTCAGCGTTCAATCGATTTCTATGCGGCCACCGCGGCCGACAGCAGGATCGATAGGATCGTGGTCTCGGGAGGCACCGCAGCAATTCCGTCACTGGTGCGTATTATTGCGCGCACTAGCGGGGTTCCTGCAGAGCTGGCAAACCCGTTTCGAAATATTTCCTATGACGAGAGACAGTTCTCACCCGAGCGCGTCCAGAAATGGGCTCCAATCGCTGGTGTGTCTGTCGGGCTTGCACTTCGAAGGACTAACGAGAAATGA
- a CDS encoding L,D-transpeptidase family protein: protein MKVLLFLLTVFALACDPSLDSKSPAQPFDPIRHDVESWRHGLIDDLHERLDARLSHKFVTKILDKEAKRPWGARLKGGIKYADLFQELYADHQMVFAGANGLNERGTTLLSYLEGASFHVLDPTDYHIERVRKLNDSFGEPVTQKLKLSGSDLEVIVGFLSNAEADGATKKRLLLDAIIEGRIDSLSHLTDHVNSRRALIAERMESAAELELRMADGALRFARDLRHFNLERLDWREIRDGGGSKKIIYGRLARTFDELKSSSEPQKVLDALSPPHPQYKRLLHARTRYQTIVADGGWKAVRPFKLEEGASSARVQELAERLAIEGYIQTPGETLDEELISAIHTYQRTHQFRETLEPKAGFWRSLNVGAEKRLAQIETTIQRWRESRFEGEPNYIFVNIPDFHAEVWENNERKMRFRVVVGSNRRRCDPVTKKWVMPDATPTQLAFLDHLDVNPYWNVPRRIVEEEFKSQIKKDPDWLSKNNYEEVKTKKNEWIRQKPGPDNALGKVKFIFPNPHNTYMHDTPKKKYFDYPIRAFSHGCVRVEEPESLAEYLLGREEKADRGDLETLWEELKTKRFHFDEKLPVFFEYYVTQVDDDGHVHFLADIYKKDARRLSEDKDAFDSCASKLPKAEDDGDWDAPSDSTSDFGP, encoded by the coding sequence ATGAAGGTTCTGCTCTTTTTATTGACGGTTTTCGCTCTCGCCTGCGATCCCTCCCTAGATTCAAAATCTCCAGCACAACCTTTTGACCCCATTCGACACGATGTGGAAAGTTGGCGGCACGGGTTAATTGACGATCTACATGAGCGGCTTGACGCCCGCCTTTCCCACAAATTCGTTACCAAAATCCTCGATAAGGAAGCCAAACGCCCCTGGGGTGCGAGGCTAAAGGGCGGAATCAAGTACGCCGATCTCTTCCAAGAACTCTATGCCGACCACCAAATGGTCTTCGCGGGCGCCAACGGCCTCAACGAACGTGGAACCACACTTCTATCCTATCTAGAAGGCGCTAGTTTTCATGTTCTGGATCCTACCGACTACCATATCGAACGCGTGCGAAAGCTAAATGATTCATTCGGCGAGCCCGTGACACAGAAGCTCAAACTCAGCGGCTCGGATCTTGAAGTGATTGTAGGTTTTCTATCAAATGCCGAGGCAGACGGAGCCACAAAGAAACGCCTGCTCCTCGACGCCATCATCGAGGGGCGGATCGACTCACTTTCTCACCTTACGGACCACGTAAATTCGCGACGAGCGCTCATCGCTGAGCGAATGGAATCTGCGGCAGAACTCGAGTTGCGAATGGCTGATGGCGCCCTACGGTTTGCTCGCGACCTACGCCATTTTAACCTCGAGAGGCTCGACTGGAGAGAGATCCGTGACGGCGGTGGCTCGAAGAAGATCATCTACGGACGTCTCGCGAGGACTTTCGATGAACTTAAGAGCTCGAGTGAACCTCAAAAGGTTCTCGATGCTCTCTCTCCCCCCCACCCTCAATACAAGAGGCTCCTGCACGCCAGAACCCGCTACCAGACAATTGTGGCCGATGGCGGTTGGAAAGCGGTCCGCCCGTTTAAACTCGAAGAGGGTGCAAGCTCGGCGCGCGTCCAGGAACTCGCCGAAAGACTAGCAATAGAAGGCTACATCCAAACACCAGGTGAAACGTTGGATGAAGAGCTAATCTCGGCAATCCACACCTATCAACGCACCCACCAGTTCCGCGAAACGCTCGAGCCCAAAGCTGGGTTTTGGAGATCTCTCAACGTCGGAGCCGAGAAGCGACTCGCGCAGATTGAGACCACGATTCAAAGATGGCGAGAGTCGCGTTTTGAAGGCGAGCCAAACTATATCTTCGTCAACATTCCGGACTTTCACGCCGAGGTCTGGGAGAACAATGAGCGCAAAATGCGATTCCGCGTGGTCGTGGGCTCAAACCGACGCAGATGCGACCCCGTGACAAAGAAATGGGTGATGCCTGATGCGACTCCCACACAACTTGCGTTTCTCGACCACCTCGACGTCAACCCCTACTGGAACGTTCCGCGACGGATCGTTGAAGAAGAGTTCAAATCTCAAATCAAGAAAGATCCTGACTGGTTGAGCAAGAACAACTACGAAGAAGTTAAGACCAAGAAGAACGAGTGGATCCGCCAAAAGCCAGGGCCGGATAACGCCCTGGGAAAAGTGAAGTTTATCTTCCCAAACCCCCATAATACCTACATGCACGACACACCGAAGAAGAAGTACTTCGACTATCCGATTCGAGCATTTAGTCATGGTTGCGTACGCGTCGAAGAGCCCGAATCACTCGCGGAGTACTTGCTAGGCCGCGAAGAAAAGGCAGATCGTGGCGACCTAGAGACCCTGTGGGAAGAACTCAAGACCAAGAGGTTCCACTTTGATGAAAAGCTCCCGGTCTTCTTCGAGTATTACGTCACCCAGGTTGATGATGATGGGCACGTCCACTTCCTTGCCGATATCTACAAGAAGGATGCGAGACGTCTGAGCGAAGACAAAGACGCGTTTGATAGCTGTGCGTCGAAGC